The following proteins are encoded in a genomic region of Synechococcus sp. CBW1002:
- a CDS encoding L-threonylcarbamoyladenylate synthase has translation MPLFDAPALAARLQQGGAALLPTDTLPALAARPEHAGQIWRLKHRPPDKPLILMAADLDQFRRSLPLVWQDEWLALAKQGWPGALTLVLPCRGALVEALHPGGHSLGLRVPDCAATRSLLRLSGPLATTSANRSGEPAATTADEAADQFPDLPLLAPLPWPAASGQASTVVAWSEPGGWKVLRQGALLPSALRHP, from the coding sequence ATGCCCCTGTTCGATGCCCCTGCCCTGGCGGCGCGATTGCAGCAGGGGGGCGCGGCCCTCCTCCCTACCGATACCCTGCCTGCCCTGGCGGCACGACCTGAGCACGCCGGCCAGATCTGGCGTCTCAAGCACCGGCCCCCGGACAAGCCGCTGATCCTGATGGCGGCGGATCTGGATCAGTTCCGCCGCAGCCTGCCTCTGGTCTGGCAGGATGAGTGGCTCGCCCTGGCCAAGCAGGGCTGGCCGGGGGCTCTCACCCTGGTGCTGCCCTGCCGCGGCGCCCTGGTGGAGGCGCTCCATCCCGGCGGCCACAGCCTCGGGCTGCGGGTGCCCGACTGTGCGGCCACCCGCTCCCTGCTGCGCTTGAGCGGCCCGCTGGCCACCACCAGCGCCAATCGCTCAGGGGAACCGGCGGCCACCACAGCAGACGAGGCGGCTGATCAGTTTCCGGATTTGCCCCTGCTGGCTCCCCTGCCTTGGCCGGCGGCATCGGGGCAGGCCAGCACCGTGGTGGCCTGGAGCGAACCAGGAGGCTGGAAGGTTCTGCGGCAAGGTGCTCTACTGCCCTCAGCGCTGCGGCACCCCTGA
- the prmC gene encoding peptide chain release factor N(5)-glutamine methyltransferase, with product MAPSNPLRVSATALLEWRRRCLGQGGHAADLDWLLDLAGGVAWSELQALRLHPDRQLTLRLSLEDLAGLWNQHLATAEPLQYLVGLCPWRDLQLQVAPGVLIPRQETELLVELALALSPPTDSSLLWADLGTGSGCLALALARAWPASLGLAVDLSAEALAIARSNWQLGGVQEQITPLQGHWWEPLRPWWGRLDLVVANPPYIPSAVVDTLDPVVRDHEPRLALDGGVDGLAALRCIAANAAEALAPGGLLLLEHHHDQSAAVLALLVAAALQDVEAAADLEGNLRFALARRAPQPPAAR from the coding sequence GTGGCTCCGTCCAACCCCTTGCGCGTCAGTGCCACGGCCTTGCTGGAGTGGCGCCGCCGCTGCCTGGGGCAGGGAGGCCATGCGGCCGACCTCGACTGGTTGCTCGATCTGGCCGGAGGGGTGGCCTGGTCTGAACTGCAGGCCCTGCGGCTTCACCCAGACCGGCAGCTGACCCTGCGCCTTTCGCTTGAGGATCTCGCCGGGCTCTGGAACCAGCACCTCGCCACGGCCGAGCCCCTGCAATACCTGGTGGGCCTTTGCCCCTGGCGCGATCTGCAGCTCCAGGTCGCGCCAGGGGTGCTGATCCCCCGCCAGGAGACCGAGTTGCTGGTGGAGCTGGCCCTGGCGCTGAGCCCGCCAACTGACTCCTCCTTGCTCTGGGCTGATCTCGGCACCGGCTCGGGCTGCCTGGCCCTGGCCCTGGCGCGTGCCTGGCCCGCCAGCCTTGGTCTGGCGGTGGACCTGAGCGCTGAGGCCCTGGCGATCGCTCGCAGCAACTGGCAGCTTGGTGGCGTCCAAGAGCAGATCACCCCCCTGCAGGGCCACTGGTGGGAGCCGCTGCGGCCCTGGTGGGGTCGCCTCGATCTGGTGGTGGCCAATCCCCCCTACATCCCGAGCGCGGTTGTCGACACGCTCGATCCGGTGGTGCGCGATCACGAGCCCCGCCTGGCTCTTGATGGCGGTGTTGATGGTCTGGCGGCCCTGCGCTGCATTGCCGCCAACGCTGCTGAGGCCTTGGCACCCGGTGGCCTGCTGCTGCTGGAACATCACCATGATCAGAGTGCCGCCGTGCTGGCCCTGCTCGTCGCAGCCGCTCTGCAGGATGTGGAGGCAGCGGCGGATCTGGAGGGGAATCTCCGTTTCGCGCTGGCCCGGCGTGCCCCACAGCCGCCAGCTGCCCGCTAG
- a CDS encoding DNA-processing protein DprA — translation MGWPARRRLWWRLWCRCPGLGWQRLQALEQGCGSLEEAWRAPRRQLEALPGWGARLAEQVVAFRLSWGDDPLLHPALHRREDRRLLLPGDRSLPPAVRWLERPPLALHWRGRGSLWAPLRRRQAVAVVGTRRPSLHGLSMARQLGEALAGAGWPVVSGLAEGIDGAVHDGCLRGSGAPVAVLGTPLDRVYPRHHDRLQHQVGERGLLVTEQLPGAAVRPGHFAERNRLQVALAAAVVVVECPERSGALHSAERAWREGLPLWVVPADTGKASAAGSNRLLARGATPLLEPGDLIRQLGPGPLARKGAGLPTAIGSGASAVICSEPAKALLDAVGAGASLEQLCQRLDRPADQLVTALLQLELAGVLQAEPGLCWRPG, via the coding sequence ATGGGTTGGCCGGCGCGCCGGCGGCTCTGGTGGCGGCTCTGGTGCCGCTGCCCAGGCCTGGGCTGGCAGCGATTGCAGGCTCTCGAGCAGGGCTGCGGGTCCCTTGAGGAGGCCTGGCGGGCGCCCCGCCGCCAGTTGGAGGCTCTACCCGGCTGGGGTGCTCGACTCGCCGAGCAGGTGGTGGCCTTTCGGCTCTCCTGGGGAGACGATCCCCTTCTGCATCCGGCTTTGCACCGCCGCGAGGATCGCCGCCTGCTGCTGCCCGGCGATCGATCCCTGCCGCCGGCCGTGCGTTGGCTGGAGCGTCCGCCCCTGGCCCTGCACTGGCGCGGGAGGGGCAGTCTCTGGGCGCCGCTGCGGCGTCGACAGGCGGTGGCGGTGGTGGGCACCCGGCGGCCGTCCCTGCATGGCCTCAGCATGGCGCGGCAGCTGGGGGAGGCCCTCGCGGGAGCGGGCTGGCCAGTGGTGAGCGGCCTGGCTGAAGGCATCGATGGAGCGGTGCATGACGGTTGCCTGCGCGGCTCAGGAGCGCCGGTGGCGGTGCTGGGAACACCGCTGGACCGGGTCTATCCGCGCCATCACGACCGGCTCCAGCATCAGGTGGGCGAGCGGGGCCTGCTGGTCACCGAACAGCTTCCCGGTGCGGCGGTGCGTCCGGGCCATTTCGCCGAACGCAACCGCCTGCAGGTTGCCCTGGCCGCCGCTGTGGTGGTGGTGGAGTGCCCCGAGCGCAGTGGTGCCCTGCATTCGGCCGAACGGGCCTGGCGGGAGGGACTGCCGCTCTGGGTGGTGCCGGCCGATACGGGCAAGGCGTCTGCCGCCGGCAGTAACCGGTTGCTGGCCCGCGGCGCGACGCCGCTGCTGGAGCCCGGCGATCTGATTCGCCAGCTGGGGCCCGGCCCCCTGGCCCGCAAAGGCGCCGGGCTCCCCACAGCGATCGGCAGCGGGGCTTCGGCAGTCATCTGCTCGGAACCGGCCAAGGCCCTGCTGGACGCGGTGGGGGCCGGTGCCTCGCTGGAGCAGCTTTGCCAGCGCCTCGACCGCCCGGCTGATCAGCTGGTCACCGCCCTGCTGCAGCTCGAACTGGCGGGGGTGCTGCAGGCTGAACCGGGCCTCTGCTGGCGACCCGGCTGA